The following proteins are co-located in the Flectobacillus major DSM 103 genome:
- a CDS encoding immunoglobulin domain-containing protein yields the protein MQKIYTSIVILLLILPQLFANSYTTQLDSLIKNKPDSVIRVQKDSVLAPPIGFQYREVANKETGKGFNTLAAISAPSLSSPINNAVVYGTTVSLYWNKNNNANACNYFVKVVDLTTLTILYDYAPVGDLSSFETRSLVVGHTYSWLVRAVSQTNSSETTETPFSNFAVSNTNPPTLSLTSINGTTFCGNNRQLTINYSRTGNFNSGSINYNNNYYYGNIFVELSNKNGDFINPTFVGGVTQSANTGSFSVTLPNNLPYGQNYKIRLFSYNSIVTSNISSAITIGTIDSPTILNKYNESVSNTYFTMCSGNTATVKTNITDSTNVTFQWRKDGVNISSGGNYAKYTISTGGNYSIAITQGGCPTVISSGVQVSTTTGENSYSLQRNGSAIQCIGGQASLTLPDWTDNQTYQWFRNGLLISGENQRTYVATQSGTYSVKSSSTNTCSTQGESDLLTFGSAISFTTSFDESTICSTGGQTNAYVNNVTYSPNLATTYQWKRNNVNISGATFNNLTITQAGVYNVEVTQASCKTISQGFEIKTSTTLDSVKITQSYSSYCNPSSIYLSPNTGLQNITYNWKKSGSTVSTSFGYEVTQDGSYTLTLTQGSCSTTSKPLTVSLNSNREISLYLAGNYDYKKDTVYICSDSPQAIYPRNYQSGTYQWYKDNIAISGATSNYFYASQKGSYTFQVTSGSCVIMSKPIFVETTLPKFSLNSTPQNNLCANNIVKLDYYNQGLYPYLCSVWKKDGITFNTCASQVSILESGIYTSTVQQGSCVVESEPLKITIGEPITATVSGNSTISAGSSANVYVNFTGASPWIFTLSDGTVVTTSKNPHVVTVSPTATKTYTISSVIGSCGTGTTSGSATVTIGTCNTPTIITNQPLTQTKCMGSTVTFSVVATGGGTLTYQWKKDGQNINGANTSTLTIRSLKFSDSGNYSVSVIGTCGMVLSNSAVLKVTNDVPFYIVQPSIVTTTGSNVFLQTNTYNLPISSFSWQGPNGYSSSVENPIISNIGLSNSGTYTAFASNTQGCVGQAVASITVVAPSITINSLSATSFCSGQTGSISFTTPSGVATTYAVQLSNSDGFFNTNPTVLGRGSSSPINFTLPSYSSGTTYNYKLRIVDTQNPTQVSAPSAVIYFNNLTALIQDAVGSSFLSICSGSSIKLYAKLNVPTTNNVIYEWQKDGNTIAGATAATYITNQLGAYTVKATVTGCGNATSTSTNVYLTKDSGGFANSISAFQCAGSSIELKARYNSESTTYVWKKDGVTLSNNTNSLTVSQSGTYSLTSSDTNCNYNYIESRQYTFSNIIPTLLNNSDSAFACTNYSVYLSTYFPNNDLYSYQWQKNGEPILNATNDYYSPSSSGIYSLKVTQGNCTAMSKPVVVTTGVTPSSLIKIYGSPNICTGSTASYLYVSGLACGNYQWQKDQVDIPSQTNYRYIPSQSGSYRVKITNGTSITYSNSIDIVASNTPTYTISTDADTITCTPNYYYYLNTYNLLGATFQWYKNNSPISGAVSSGYNTYADGVYKLKVTVGTCVGYSQDVNVITRNYLTKPILESKQGTIVCNHTYTTLSPKSSLSNIDFYQWKKDGVNIPNTNNVSLYSFPITESGTYTLQITQEACSVESDPIKINVGDKQQSIKTANWDNPATWSCGTVPTITENILINKSHVVSLPNNTTGFVKNLELQGSIIQGSNARLKFLTN from the coding sequence ATGCAAAAAATTTACACTTCCATTGTCATTTTACTACTTATTCTCCCTCAATTATTTGCTAACAGTTATACTACCCAACTTGATTCTTTAATAAAAAACAAGCCTGATTCAGTAATCCGTGTGCAAAAAGATTCTGTTCTTGCACCACCCATAGGTTTTCAATACCGAGAAGTAGCAAACAAAGAAACTGGGAAAGGCTTTAACACTTTAGCCGCAATCTCGGCACCAAGTTTATCAAGTCCTATCAATAATGCTGTGGTTTATGGTACTACGGTAAGTCTTTATTGGAACAAAAATAACAATGCAAATGCTTGTAATTATTTTGTTAAAGTAGTGGATTTAACAACTTTAACAATCCTTTACGACTATGCTCCCGTGGGCGATTTATCCTCTTTTGAGACTCGTAGCCTTGTAGTAGGGCATACTTATTCATGGTTGGTACGTGCCGTAAGCCAAACCAACTCCAGTGAAACCACGGAAACCCCTTTTAGTAATTTTGCGGTTAGTAATACCAATCCACCAACACTTTCACTAACTAGTATTAATGGAACTACCTTCTGTGGAAACAACCGTCAACTTACCATCAATTATAGCCGTACAGGAAACTTTAATTCAGGAAGTATTAATTACAATAACAATTATTATTACGGTAATATCTTCGTAGAGTTATCCAATAAAAATGGAGACTTCATCAATCCTACTTTTGTTGGAGGGGTTACCCAAAGTGCTAATACTGGCTCGTTTTCGGTAACATTGCCCAATAATTTACCTTATGGACAGAATTACAAAATTAGATTATTTTCTTATAACTCCATTGTTACCAGCAATATAAGTTCAGCAATAACTATTGGTACAATTGATAGCCCAACTATTTTGAATAAATACAATGAATCGGTCAGTAATACTTATTTTACTATGTGTTCTGGTAATACCGCAACAGTAAAAACGAATATTACAGATTCTACAAATGTGACCTTTCAATGGAGAAAAGATGGCGTAAATATTAGCTCAGGGGGAAATTATGCTAAATATACAATTTCTACAGGCGGGAATTATAGTATAGCTATAACACAAGGGGGATGCCCTACGGTTATTTCTTCTGGTGTTCAAGTTAGTACCACAACAGGAGAGAATAGTTATTCCTTACAAAGGAATGGTAGTGCTATTCAATGTATAGGCGGCCAAGCAAGTTTGACTTTGCCAGATTGGACAGATAATCAAACCTATCAATGGTTTAGAAATGGTTTATTAATCAGTGGCGAAAACCAAAGAACTTATGTTGCAACACAATCAGGTACTTATTCTGTAAAATCTTCGAGTACAAATACTTGTAGTACCCAAGGAGAAAGTGATCTTTTAACTTTTGGTTCTGCAATAAGTTTCACTACTTCATTTGATGAAAGCACGATTTGTAGTACAGGGGGACAAACAAACGCTTATGTAAATAATGTTACTTATAGTCCAAATCTGGCAACAACTTATCAATGGAAAAGAAATAATGTAAATATTAGTGGAGCAACCTTTAACAACTTGACCATAACTCAAGCTGGCGTTTATAATGTAGAAGTAACACAGGCAAGTTGCAAAACGATCTCACAGGGTTTTGAAATAAAAACTTCTACTACTTTAGATTCTGTTAAGATTACTCAATCTTATTCGAGTTATTGTAATCCAAGTTCTATTTATCTGTCCCCCAATACTGGACTCCAAAATATTACCTATAATTGGAAAAAATCTGGAAGTACAGTGAGTACAAGTTTTGGCTATGAGGTAACCCAAGATGGTAGTTATACGCTAACGCTTACCCAAGGAAGCTGTAGTACGACTTCTAAGCCCTTAACCGTTTCATTAAATAGTAATAGAGAAATCTCTCTTTATCTTGCGGGAAATTATGATTACAAGAAAGATACAGTTTATATTTGTTCTGATTCGCCTCAAGCTATTTACCCCAGAAATTACCAATCAGGAACTTATCAATGGTATAAAGATAATATAGCGATTAGTGGGGCAACATCAAATTATTTTTATGCTTCTCAAAAAGGTTCATATACGTTTCAAGTAACATCTGGCTCATGCGTAATTATGTCAAAACCTATTTTTGTGGAAACGACTTTGCCTAAATTTAGTTTAAACTCAACGCCTCAAAACAACCTTTGTGCAAACAATATAGTTAAACTAGATTATTATAATCAAGGGCTTTACCCGTATTTGTGTAGTGTGTGGAAGAAAGATGGCATCACATTCAATACTTGTGCAAGCCAAGTAAGTATTTTAGAGTCAGGCATTTACACATCTACTGTCCAACAAGGCAGTTGTGTTGTAGAATCTGAACCTTTAAAAATAACCATTGGTGAACCCATCACTGCAACAGTAAGCGGGAATAGTACAATTTCAGCGGGTAGCTCAGCAAATGTATATGTCAACTTTACAGGAGCAAGTCCTTGGATATTTACCTTATCTGACGGAACGGTAGTTACCACTTCTAAAAACCCTCATGTGGTTACAGTAAGCCCAACTGCTACAAAAACGTATACGATCTCGTCCGTGATTGGGTCATGTGGTACAGGTACTACATCGGGTAGTGCAACTGTCACTATTGGTACTTGTAATACGCCAACCATTATTACTAATCAGCCACTAACACAGACAAAATGTATGGGGTCGACTGTAACATTCTCGGTTGTGGCTACGGGTGGTGGTACTCTAACATATCAATGGAAAAAAGATGGACAAAATATCAATGGAGCAAATACTTCAACTTTAACCATTAGGAGTTTAAAATTCTCAGATTCAGGAAATTACAGCGTATCCGTAATAGGAACTTGTGGAATGGTTTTATCAAATTCTGCTGTACTTAAAGTAACCAATGATGTGCCTTTTTATATTGTTCAACCCTCCATTGTGACAACTACTGGCTCAAATGTTTTTTTACAAACTAATACTTATAATCTGCCTATTTCATCATTTTCATGGCAAGGGCCTAACGGTTATTCTTCTTCTGTAGAAAACCCTATTATCTCTAATATTGGATTGAGTAATTCAGGAACTTATACCGCCTTTGCAAGCAACACACAAGGTTGTGTTGGTCAGGCGGTTGCCTCTATAACAGTAGTTGCCCCAAGCATAACCATCAATAGTTTATCTGCAACAAGTTTTTGTTCTGGGCAAACTGGCTCAATTAGCTTTACCACACCGTCGGGAGTTGCAACAACTTACGCTGTACAGCTATCGAATAGTGATGGTTTTTTTAATACAAATCCAACCGTTTTGGGAAGAGGTAGTAGTAGTCCTATCAATTTTACATTACCTTCTTATTCTTCAGGAACAACCTATAATTATAAATTAAGAATTGTTGATACTCAGAATCCTACACAAGTGAGTGCTCCGAGTGCGGTGATATATTTTAATAATTTAACCGCATTAATACAAGATGCAGTAGGAAGCTCTTTCCTCTCTATTTGTTCGGGAAGTTCTATAAAACTCTATGCCAAACTAAATGTACCTACTACTAATAATGTAATTTATGAATGGCAGAAAGACGGAAACACAATTGCTGGAGCTACCGCTGCAACTTATATTACCAATCAATTGGGTGCTTATACCGTAAAGGCGACTGTAACGGGCTGTGGCAATGCAACATCAACAAGTACCAATGTATATTTAACTAAGGATTCAGGAGGCTTTGCTAATTCTATTAGTGCTTTTCAATGTGCAGGAAGTTCTATTGAATTAAAGGCAAGATATAATTCTGAAAGCACTACTTATGTATGGAAAAAAGATGGTGTTACTTTATCCAATAATACAAACTCTCTAACAGTGTCTCAGTCAGGTACATATTCATTAACAAGCTCAGATACTAATTGTAATTATAATTATATTGAGTCTCGCCAATATACATTCAGTAATATAATTCCTACTTTGCTAAACAACAGCGATTCTGCATTTGCTTGCACTAATTATAGCGTCTATTTGAGTACATATTTTCCAAACAATGACCTTTATAGTTATCAATGGCAAAAAAATGGAGAACCGATTCTTAATGCTACTAATGATTATTATAGTCCTTCAAGTTCTGGTATATATTCATTAAAAGTAACGCAAGGTAATTGTACTGCTATGTCAAAGCCTGTGGTTGTAACTACTGGTGTTACACCTTCAAGTCTTATCAAAATTTACGGTAGCCCAAATATTTGTACAGGTAGTACAGCATCATATTTATATGTTTCTGGTTTGGCTTGTGGAAATTATCAATGGCAGAAAGACCAAGTTGATATTCCTTCTCAAACAAATTATCGATACATCCCTTCTCAGTCAGGGAGCTATCGGGTAAAAATAACAAATGGTACAAGCATTACTTATTCAAATTCCATTGATATTGTAGCTAGTAATACTCCAACTTATACCATTTCTACTGATGCAGATACCATTACTTGTACACCTAATTACTATTATTATTTAAACACTTATAATTTACTGGGTGCCACTTTTCAATGGTATAAAAATAATAGCCCTATTAGCGGGGCTGTTTCAAGCGGTTATAACACCTATGCTGATGGAGTTTATAAGCTAAAAGTGACAGTTGGAACTTGTGTAGGGTATTCGCAAGATGTAAATGTGATAACTCGAAACTATCTAACAAAACCAATTCTCGAATCAAAGCAAGGTACAATAGTTTGTAATCACACATATACAACCTTAAGTCCAAAATCATCTTTGTCGAATATTGATTTTTATCAATGGAAAAAAGATGGAGTAAACATTCCCAATACCAATAATGTTTCTCTTTACTCTTTCCCTATTACAGAATCTGGTACTTACACACTCCAAATTACCCAAGAGGCTTGCTCTGTAGAATCTGACCCTATAAAAATCAATGTAGGCGACAAACAGCAAAGTATTAAAACTGCTAATTGGGACAATCCTGCTACATGGTCTTGTGGAACAGTTCCAACGATTACTGAAAACATTCTTATAAATAAAAGTCACGTAGTTAGTTTACCCAATAATACTACAGGATTTGTAAAGAATCTGGAACTACAAGGCTCTATTATTCAGGGTTCAAATGCGAGGTTGAAATTCTTAACAAATTAA
- a CDS encoding nucleoside permease — MRTITKVQLMAMMFLMFFTWGAWYGQMGKYLFTGLHASGDQIGNAYATFSIASIIAPFFVGMIADRFFAAQKVMGVLNLLGAVILYFLIQTDNPDTFFWYILAYTMTFAPNLALSSSIAMNQMRNPEKEFPSIRVLGTIAWIIVTNIIGFYTLGDKVTIFQISMVTSIILGVFAFFLPNTPPKATGKASIGEILGTDAFVLFKDRSFLIFFISSVLVCIPLSFYYAHANLSLTESNMTNVENKMSLGQVSEVFFMLLIPFALSKFGIKKMLIVGLVAWIIRFICFGYGDGISSEWILYIAIVLHGVCYDFFFVTGQIYTDNKAGDKIKNSAQGLITLATYGIGMGIGSKISGIVLDKYTTIDAATQATIHNWTSVWMVPAGIAAVVLVLFVIFFHDNKKTA; from the coding sequence ATGCGTACAATTACAAAAGTTCAGTTAATGGCAATGATGTTCCTGATGTTTTTTACATGGGGTGCATGGTATGGTCAAATGGGGAAATACCTCTTTACAGGCTTACACGCTAGTGGCGACCAAATCGGTAATGCTTATGCTACATTTTCAATTGCGTCTATTATAGCACCATTCTTTGTGGGTATGATTGCCGACCGATTTTTTGCTGCTCAAAAGGTAATGGGGGTTTTGAATTTGCTTGGAGCTGTTATCTTATATTTCTTGATTCAAACCGATAACCCTGATACGTTCTTTTGGTATATATTAGCTTATACCATGACTTTTGCTCCTAATTTGGCCTTGTCGAGTTCGATTGCCATGAATCAGATGCGAAATCCTGAAAAAGAATTTCCTTCGATTCGTGTATTAGGAACAATCGCTTGGATCATTGTTACCAATATTATTGGTTTTTATACCCTAGGCGACAAAGTGACAATCTTCCAAATTTCGATGGTAACGTCTATTATCTTGGGTGTTTTTGCTTTCTTTTTACCAAATACACCTCCCAAAGCTACAGGCAAAGCTTCTATTGGCGAAATTTTGGGGACAGATGCTTTTGTATTATTCAAAGACAGGTCTTTTTTAATTTTCTTTATTTCTTCTGTTTTGGTGTGTATTCCTTTGTCGTTTTATTATGCTCATGCCAATTTGTCTTTAACCGAGTCGAATATGACGAATGTAGAGAACAAAATGTCGCTTGGACAAGTTTCAGAGGTATTTTTTATGTTATTAATACCATTTGCTTTAAGTAAATTTGGTATCAAAAAAATGCTTATTGTAGGCTTGGTAGCATGGATTATCCGATTTATTTGTTTTGGCTATGGCGATGGTATTTCATCGGAATGGATATTGTACATTGCCATTGTATTGCACGGTGTTTGTTATGATTTCTTCTTTGTTACAGGGCAAATCTATACCGACAATAAGGCAGGCGATAAAATCAAAAACTCAGCTCAGGGGCTTATTACTTTGGCAACTTACGGGATTGGTATGGGGATTGGCTCGAAAATTTCGGGTATTGTACTTGACAAATACACAACTATCGATGCTGCCACTCAGGCTACTATTCATAATTGGACTTCGGTATGGATGGTTCCTGCAGGTATTGCGGCTGTAGTATTGGTATTATTTGTGATTTTCTTCCACGATAATAAGAAAACAGCATAA
- a CDS encoding universal stress protein, translated as MKKILVPTDLSKISLKALDVAADLARHNGAEIILLQVKVFPSASLGTYYSMGVAVPFDTAWKEVLQEAEQQLQQVIDQPKYEGIKIKGVVEESVENIETTLLKHKADLIVMGSTGATGIKEVFGGSHSEAVVRHAHCPVLVIKGDIENYTIRRVLVATDLGNTDFMKKALKWLNLTDIQYHFVYIDTAMKQVNYVELKAEMKTIAHQLKLKDYHFEIWNATSVEEGILDSAHEIEADLILMYTHGRTGLAHWLKGSIAEDVVNHSDIPVMTVI; from the coding sequence ATGAAAAAGATACTCGTGCCAACCGACCTTAGTAAAATATCACTTAAAGCCCTTGATGTTGCTGCCGATTTGGCTCGACACAACGGTGCCGAAATAATCCTTTTGCAAGTTAAGGTGTTTCCATCGGCAAGTTTGGGTACTTATTATTCAATGGGGGTAGCAGTGCCATTTGATACAGCATGGAAAGAAGTATTGCAGGAAGCAGAACAACAGCTACAGCAGGTAATAGACCAGCCTAAATATGAAGGAATAAAGATAAAGGGTGTTGTCGAGGAAAGTGTTGAGAATATCGAAACTACTTTGCTCAAACACAAAGCTGATTTGATTGTGATGGGGTCGACAGGAGCAACGGGTATCAAAGAGGTTTTTGGTGGGTCACATTCTGAAGCCGTGGTGCGTCATGCACACTGTCCGGTATTAGTTATCAAAGGAGATATAGAGAACTATACTATCAGACGAGTATTGGTAGCTACCGACTTGGGTAATACCGATTTTATGAAGAAGGCCCTTAAATGGCTCAACCTTACCGATATACAATATCATTTTGTATATATAGACACAGCTATGAAACAGGTAAATTATGTTGAGCTAAAAGCCGAAATGAAAACAATAGCTCACCAGCTCAAGCTAAAAGATTATCATTTTGAAATCTGGAACGCTACCAGTGTAGAAGAAGGAATATTGGATAGTGCACACGAAATAGAAGCCGACTTGATATTGATGTACACTCATGGGCGTACAGGTTTGGCTCATTGGTTGAAGGGAAGTATTGCCGAAGATGTAGTAAATCACTCAGACATACCAGTGATGACAGTGATTTAG
- a CDS encoding helix-turn-helix domain-containing protein, which yields MKRVEDRIRVLIAERGMTLLQLAIQSNITEATLHAILNRNDAKYSQLIRMARTLNVTVAYLMGESEFQNISDVQETQAGYVVLKTEEVLDMQRKIIDLQAKLLAKFTESES from the coding sequence ATGAAACGAGTTGAAGATAGAATCAGGGTACTAATCGCTGAAAGGGGTATGACTCTTCTTCAATTAGCTATTCAATCGAATATCACTGAGGCTACGCTTCATGCCATCCTTAACCGCAACGATGCGAAATACTCGCAGTTGATTCGTATGGCAAGAACACTCAATGTGACAGTGGCTTATTTAATGGGAGAGTCTGAATTTCAGAATATTTCAGACGTACAAGAAACACAAGCGGGCTATGTTGTATTAAAAACTGAAGAAGTTTTGGATATGCAACGTAAAATTATTGATCTACAAGCTAAACTATTGGCTAAATTCACAGAAAGTGAATCTTAG
- a CDS encoding inositol oxygenase family protein, translating to METLEKEKTEFRNYNQGDITAAVKEHYRKMRLYQTYDYVQKMKAKYLTFDKPMLLWDAMEKLNALIDVSDPDLDLPNVQHLLQSAEAMRAEGRPDWMQLVGLIHDLGKAMYLWGSDEDGTSQAEQWGLVGDVFVVGCKLPDSCVYPEFNELNPDMQLEQYNTELGIYEEGCGLDNVELAWGHDEYLYQVLKNHSENTIPEEGMVMVRYHSFYPWHTGGSYTKITNAKDDQYKEWIKDFNKYDLYTKSQKLYNLDEMKAYYLPIAEKYLGKGPIYW from the coding sequence ATGGAAACTTTGGAAAAAGAAAAAACCGAATTTCGCAACTATAACCAAGGCGATATTACTGCTGCTGTAAAAGAACATTATCGTAAAATGAGGCTTTACCAGACCTACGATTATGTACAAAAAATGAAAGCGAAGTATCTGACATTCGACAAACCGATGCTCCTTTGGGATGCAATGGAAAAGCTCAATGCCTTGATTGATGTAAGCGACCCCGATTTGGATTTGCCTAATGTACAACACCTTTTGCAGTCGGCCGAAGCTATGCGTGCAGAAGGCCGCCCCGACTGGATGCAACTGGTGGGTTTGATTCATGACCTTGGTAAAGCGATGTACCTATGGGGAAGCGACGAAGATGGTACATCTCAGGCTGAACAATGGGGCTTGGTAGGCGACGTATTTGTGGTAGGATGCAAACTTCCTGATAGCTGCGTATACCCAGAGTTTAATGAACTGAACCCTGATATGCAATTAGAGCAATATAATACCGAACTGGGTATTTATGAAGAAGGATGCGGCTTGGACAACGTAGAGCTAGCTTGGGGACACGACGAATATTTGTACCAAGTACTCAAAAATCATTCCGAAAACACTATTCCCGAAGAAGGTATGGTAATGGTTCGTTATCACTCGTTTTATCCTTGGCATACTGGCGGTAGTTATACCAAAATTACCAATGCCAAAGACGACCAATACAAAGAATGGATCAAGGATTTTAATAAGTATGACTTATATACAAAATCACAAAAATTGTACAACTTAGATGAAATGAAAGCTTATTATTTACCAATTGCAGAGAAATACCTTGGTAAAGGCCCTATCTACTGGTAA
- the fumC gene encoding class II fumarate hydratase — translation MEYRIEKDTMGKVQVPANVYWGAQTQRSIMNFPIAQDINKMPKEIIKAFAYLKKAAAYANFDAGVLAEEKRNLIAQVCDEILEGKLDDQFPLVVWQTGSGTQSNMNCNEVIAYRAHVINGGSLLDEQKFIHPNDDVNKSQSSNDTFPTAMHIAAYKILLEVTIPGIKKLRDTLDRKAKEFKNVVKIGRTHFMDATPLTLGQEFSGYVSQLDHGLRAINNTLAHLSELALGGTAVGTGINTPKGYDVNVAKHIADLTGFPFITAENKFEALAAHDAIVEAHGALKTVAASLMKIGNDIRMLSSGPRSGIGEIYIPDNEPGSSIMPGKVNPTQCEAMTMVAAQVMGNDVAINIGGSMGHFELNVFKPVMIYNFLHSARLIGDVCVAFNDKCAEGIEPLHENIKKHVNNSLMLVTALNTKIGYYKAAEIAQTAHKNGSTLKETAIALGYLTAEEFDEWVKPENMVGDINV, via the coding sequence ATGGAATACAGAATAGAAAAAGACACGATGGGTAAGGTACAAGTGCCTGCCAACGTTTATTGGGGAGCACAAACCCAACGTTCAATCATGAATTTCCCTATCGCCCAAGACATCAATAAGATGCCAAAGGAGATTATCAAAGCATTTGCATACCTCAAAAAAGCAGCAGCTTATGCCAACTTTGATGCAGGTGTGTTGGCCGAAGAAAAAAGGAATCTTATCGCTCAAGTTTGTGATGAAATTTTGGAAGGGAAATTGGACGACCAATTTCCATTGGTAGTATGGCAAACTGGCTCAGGTACTCAGTCGAATATGAACTGTAATGAGGTTATTGCTTACCGTGCTCACGTAATCAATGGTGGCTCGCTATTAGACGAACAGAAATTTATTCATCCAAACGATGACGTAAATAAATCACAGTCTTCAAACGATACCTTCCCTACAGCTATGCACATTGCTGCATATAAAATTTTGTTGGAAGTGACTATTCCGGGTATCAAAAAATTGCGTGATACACTCGACCGTAAAGCCAAAGAATTTAAGAATGTTGTAAAAATTGGTCGTACTCACTTCATGGATGCTACACCACTTACCCTAGGACAAGAGTTTTCTGGGTATGTATCACAGCTCGACCACGGCTTACGTGCTATCAACAATACACTTGCTCATCTCTCTGAATTGGCTTTGGGTGGTACTGCTGTTGGTACTGGTATCAATACCCCAAAAGGATATGATGTTAATGTAGCCAAACATATTGCCGACCTAACTGGTTTCCCTTTTATTACTGCTGAAAATAAGTTTGAAGCTTTGGCTGCTCACGATGCTATCGTAGAAGCTCATGGTGCATTAAAAACAGTTGCGGCTAGCTTAATGAAAATCGGTAATGATATTAGGATGTTGTCGTCGGGCCCTCGTTCGGGTATTGGCGAAATATATATTCCTGACAACGAGCCAGGGTCTTCAATCATGCCTGGCAAAGTAAACCCAACACAATGCGAAGCTATGACAATGGTAGCGGCTCAGGTAATGGGTAACGACGTGGCTATCAATATTGGTGGCTCAATGGGTCACTTTGAATTGAACGTATTCAAGCCTGTCATGATTTACAACTTCTTACATTCTGCTCGTTTGATTGGCGATGTTTGTGTGGCCTTCAACGATAAGTGTGCTGAGGGTATTGAACCACTTCACGAAAATATCAAAAAACACGTGAATAACTCTTTGATGTTGGTAACAGCCTTGAATACCAAAATTGGGTATTACAAAGCGGCTGAAATTGCTCAGACTGCCCACAAAAATGGTTCAACATTGAAAGAAACCGCTATTGCTTTAGGATACCTCACAGCCGAAGAATTTGATGAGTGGGTTAAACCTGAAAATATGGTTGGCGATATTAATGTGTAG